The stretch of DNA AGATGGTGAATCTGATGATGAGGGGGGTGTTGATGATATCCTTCAGAATAATGATGAGCTTGTTGTCAAGGATACTGTTAAGCTTTTACCTGGGATGCTAGAGTTCTCAAGGCTCGTAGATGCCAATATCCAGGATCCATCGAGTGGCCCTATTAATTCAGTGCAGTTTCATAGGAATGGGCAGCTGATGCTTGCTGCTGGTTTGGACAAGCATTTGAGATTTTTCCAGATTGATGGAAAGAGAAACCCGAAGATCCAGAGCATATTTATTGGGGACTGTCCAGTACTCAAGGCTTCCTTTCTACCAGATGGCTCTGAGGTGATCCTTTCAGGCAGAAGAAAATTCTTCTACTCATTTGATCTGGTAAAAGCTGCTGTTAGCAAGATTGGACCTTTGGTAGGGCGTGAGGAGAAAAGTTTGGAGAGCTTTGAGATATCACCCGACTCAAGAACCATTGCTTTTGTCGGTAATGAAGGGTACATCCTTCTTATTTCTGCCAAGACAAAGCAGCTCATTGGAACCCTCAAGATGAACGGTAGTGTACGCTCATTGGCCTTTGCGGATGGTGGGTACCAGCTACTAAGCAGTGGTGGAGATGGGCATGTTTACCACTGGGATCTTGGAACAAGGAAGTGTATCCACAAGGCGATGGACGACGGTTCCCTGTCTGGCATTTCGCTCTGCACCTCCCGGGACAGCTCTCTGTTTGCCACAGGCTCCACCAGCGGTATTGTGAACGTGTACAAGAGGGATGATTTTCTTGGCGGGAAGAGGAAGCCACTGAAGACAATTGAGAACCTCACCACGGATGTTGGCGAAATGAAATTCAATCATGATGCCCAGATCTTGGCAATCACCTCGAGAAAGGAGAGGAATGGGATGAGGCTCGTTCACGTCCCATCCTTCAGCGTGTTCCAGAACTGGCCAGGGCCTCGGTTCAGCCTTCACTATCCCCGGTGCCTGGATTTCAGTCCAGGCAGCGGGTTCCTGTCTGTCGGACATGCTGGTGGGAAAGTTTTGCTGTACAAGCTGCACCACTATCAAAATGCCTGAGCCTGCCCTTCATAGTGTACTTGGGTAATCCATTTTTGACACTTACTAGTTTTTGAGAACTCCTGTGCCATTTGTAAGGTCAGTTATTGTCGAGTTGCCACTCGCTGATTTTGGTGCTTATCACAAGCTGGGCAATCTGCAATTGTATTTTGGTTATGCTTCTGTTGGTGAAGATTGTTGATTGGGGCGTTTCAGAAACCTTTGGGGAAACTGGCAAATACTTGTGAGAGAACTGGAGCAATGTTTTTCACTATTTTTGATGCTACATGGTGTCCACTATTTTGGTGTCGCTCGCCAGCCCCCCCTCCCACTGGAGATGAAGCTTTTTGGAGCTGAAGTTTTTCTTCTGTTGTTCTTGTTAGCTCTCTACTAGTGGTTCTGTTCCCTTAGTAGCTGCTTGGTGATAGTTTCTTTTCTGTCTGTGTGAACCTGTACCGGCAAAAGTTGGAGTCCCCAGCTGGTTTGTATCAAACTTTTTATTCGCTTTCTATATAAGCAGGAGAGAACtctgttttttttataaaaaaagtcCCCCTCCCGCTGCTCTCCCCTTCCTGTCTCCCGAGTCAGTCACGCACCCGTAACCCGTTCGCCCGTTCCTCGGCCGCCGCTTCCATCCCTCTGtcctctctcctcttcggcGCTGGACGCCGACGCCGAACCTGCTCGCGCTGCGTGGTCCCAGCGTCTGCTGGGAGGCCAGGCTGCTCACTGGCCTGAGGATGCTGGTTGGGTCCGGACTCCACCATCCTCGCCTCCTCGTTGCTGTCTATCAGAAACTGCGCGATAGCCATGTTCCGAGCGTGGAGCTCCCTCCGTTCTAACTCCGTCAACTTCTTGGACGCTGCTCTACGCACTGCCTCGCCGTCCACCTTGCCCTCGCCGTCCATGACGCCGCAACACGGtgctgccgcgccgcctcgccattTGCCCTCGATCTGATCGGCCGCGTGTTAAGATCCTGTTGGGATCGAAGGGGCTTATTATAAGCACACCCGATTAAGCCCCAAATAAACCTTTTGGCCTCCAAACAGTATATACTGCTGCTCGATCGATGTGGATCTGATCGGCTGCCCCGTCCCCTCCCATCGATACTGCTGCTGTGTTAAGTATATactgctgctggcctgctgctaCGCGAGTCCGAGGTTGACACGAGTTCGCCGTATTCATCCGATTTAGTATCACTTTATCAGACACGCACAACAGAACATGCTACGTATTCTAATGCGGTAAAGCGAACTGCATGTGGGATAGGGTTCGCTTTACCGCGAAAATGTGCTGCAACGGGGCTCTCTATCCCTAACTATATCTTTCAGATCGTGCCTCCGCTCTCCAAATACAGAACACATAGCGACTAGATAGCGAGGAACGCTACATGCGCGGGCCCGCGCAACTAGGCGCCATCGCAACCACCGGCCGACGCGCTGCTGCCGCCACGGCCATGGGAGAATGagtgagggaggaggaagaagggcagcggcggcggagctcgctcgCCCGCCGGTGGCTGGGGCGCGGGTGGCCGGCGCTCTGCTggggcggcgaggacgacggggcCGGCGGGGAAGAAGGACTGCTCGGCTCCTCCCTGCTGGCCCTGCGGCCCGGGCTCCTCCGGCCGGAGCAggggcacgccgccgcccgggctGTAGAGAgaggagacggcggcgaggcgggcccTGCGCCCCGCCGGACGCCGTGGCTCCGCCCACGCGCTCGGCTTGCCGCGCCCGTGCGCCCAACTCGGGGAGCACGAGGGCCACCGCGAGGCCCGCCGCGCCGTGGCCACGCCGgcgcgccgaggccgccgcgccatggacgCCGCAGCGCGCTCGGGGAGGCGGCGCCGACGAGGGTGCTggccgagagggaggaaggaaggagggCGCCGCCGATGGGAGAGGGAGCCGGCcacggagggagcaggggagcaggggcgcggccccgcgcccgccggccaccgccccgcGAGCCCGGCGCCGCCTCGCCACGCGCGTTAGTCGCAGCCACT from Panicum virgatum strain AP13 chromosome 9K, P.virgatum_v5, whole genome shotgun sequence encodes:
- the LOC120649976 gene encoding U3 small nucleolar RNA-associated protein 18 homolog, translating into MVSTEEVLLERPRAPGGKMSLISQNAQKRRLEKSGADDGNDEGIGSPVAMDGEVGKGTKLKNHNKKKNKRTKVSKAQQNKEEEEMQQLESSLFGALYTPLEFGTEVGAAVAAPDKDAPLFFTDRSAADGVDDLPIYEEDLAHDGEEDEVVIKGRKPVWIDEEEERTEVDIVKVARLRKLRKEADEHVISGKEYEARLRGQHAKLNPFTGWADMDRKTIPGASDGESDDEGGVDDILQNNDELVVKDTVKLLPGMLEFSRLVDANIQDPSSGPINSVQFHRNGQLMLAAGLDKHLRFFQIDGKRNPKIQSIFIGDCPVLKASFLPDGSEVILSGRRKFFYSFDLVKAAVSKIGPLVGREEKSLESFEISPDSRTIAFVGNEGYILLISAKTKQLIGTLKMNGSVRSLAFADGGYQLLSSGGDGHVYHWDLGTRKCIHKAMDDGSLSGISLCTSRDSSLFATGSTSGIVNVYKRDDFLGGKRKPLKTIENLTTDVGEMKFNHDAQILAITSRKERNGMRLVHVPSFSVFQNWPGPRFSLHYPRCLDFSPGSGFLSVGHAGGKVLLYKLHHYQNA